A window of Rubricoccus marinus contains these coding sequences:
- a CDS encoding metal-dependent hydrolase encodes MASVFGHAVAAGALGTAVKPSWRVFALGAFCSALPDADVVAFALGIPYEHPLGHRGATHSVAFALLVGACVWAAVRLWRARRPLAPAAVSARALGVYAALATLSHAVLDAMTTGGLGVGFWIPFSAERFFFPFRPIAVSPIGAGAFFSARGVAVVASEAVWIGLPALAFVAAVWTWRRVRAA; translated from the coding sequence ATGGCGTCGGTTTTTGGCCACGCGGTCGCGGCGGGAGCGCTCGGAACGGCGGTGAAGCCGTCCTGGCGCGTGTTCGCGCTGGGCGCGTTTTGCTCCGCGCTTCCGGATGCCGACGTGGTGGCGTTCGCGCTCGGCATCCCGTACGAGCACCCGCTAGGGCATCGTGGCGCGACGCACTCCGTCGCGTTCGCCCTTTTGGTGGGCGCGTGTGTGTGGGCCGCCGTCCGCCTCTGGCGCGCGCGCAGGCCTCTGGCGCCAGCGGCGGTTTCGGCGCGAGCGCTGGGCGTTTACGCGGCGCTCGCCACACTCTCGCACGCCGTTCTGGACGCGATGACGACGGGCGGCCTCGGCGTCGGCTTTTGGATCCCGTTCTCGGCGGAGCGGTTCTTCTTTCCGTTTCGCCCCATCGCGGTCTCGCCCATCGGCGCGGGCGCGTTCTTCTCCGCCAGAGGCGTGGCGGTCGTGGCGAGCGAGGCGGTGTGGATCGGCCTGCCTGCGCTGGCGTTCGTGGCGGCGGTCTGGACGTGGCGACGGGTTCGGGCGGCGTAG
- a CDS encoding lysylphosphatidylglycerol synthase transmembrane domain-containing protein, which translates to MNPRLKTALALVGSFALGGGLLWLALRGVDLSSVGTALADARWGWALPLVLVTVASHALRAWRWQLLLGAMPGEHERVGFGNAFASLLIGYLVNQAAPRLGEVARAANLSSRSDHTFSGVFGTVVAERVLDVVSLAIALLSVVLLFGSRVGVITERFVAGTMAALEALPISGTVLVLLLAASGAALLALAWFAFARGGEKVRGVLMGFKDGLASLLRVRQRLALVGSTLGIWVLYGVMTYIPLALLGLTDAYGLGFADAWALMNLGAVGMSLPSPGGTGSYHYIAVQTLVLLLGVAQAPAAAYAILTHASQLVLMCVLGVIALVWQGTSFRAVTRSARDASA; encoded by the coding sequence GTGAACCCCCGCCTCAAGACCGCTCTCGCCCTCGTGGGCAGCTTCGCGCTCGGCGGCGGGCTGCTGTGGCTCGCGCTCCGCGGCGTGGACCTCTCGTCGGTAGGGACGGCATTAGCGGATGCGCGTTGGGGATGGGCGCTGCCGCTCGTGCTGGTGACCGTCGCCTCGCATGCGCTGCGGGCGTGGCGGTGGCAGTTGCTGCTCGGCGCGATGCCGGGCGAGCACGAGCGCGTCGGCTTTGGCAACGCGTTCGCGAGCCTGCTGATCGGGTACCTCGTCAATCAGGCCGCTCCGCGGCTGGGCGAGGTGGCGCGCGCGGCGAACCTCTCGTCCCGCTCGGACCACACGTTCTCCGGCGTGTTCGGGACCGTTGTGGCCGAGCGCGTGCTGGACGTGGTCTCGCTCGCCATCGCGCTGCTCTCGGTCGTACTGCTGTTCGGCTCACGTGTGGGCGTGATCACGGAGCGGTTCGTGGCCGGAACGATGGCCGCGCTGGAAGCACTGCCCATCAGCGGGACCGTGCTGGTCCTGCTCCTCGCGGCCTCTGGCGCGGCGCTTCTCGCGCTCGCGTGGTTCGCCTTCGCCAGAGGCGGGGAAAAGGTCCGCGGCGTCCTGATGGGTTTCAAGGACGGCCTCGCGAGCCTCTTGCGCGTCCGCCAGAGGCTCGCGCTCGTGGGCAGCACGTTGGGCATCTGGGTGCTCTACGGCGTGATGACGTACATCCCGCTCGCGCTGCTCGGCCTGACCGACGCGTACGGGCTGGGCTTCGCGGACGCGTGGGCGCTGATGAACCTCGGCGCGGTGGGGATGTCGCTGCCCTCGCCGGGCGGGACGGGCTCCTACCACTACATCGCGGTGCAGACCCTCGTGCTCTTGCTCGGCGTCGCGCAGGCGCCAGCGGCCGCCTACGCCATCCTCACGCACGCCTCCCAGCTCGTGCTGATGTGCGTACTGGGCGTGATCGCGCTAGTCTGGCAAGGCACCTCGTTCCGCGCCGTTACGCGCTCCGCCCGAGACGCCTCGGCATGA
- a CDS encoding PP2C family protein-serine/threonine phosphatase, protein MPTTTAPASDRPSLGARLSRLPSVMVSSRVRQVAFWSVVALGLGGVAFANGSLGIARTPPSVGVRIGLDLVAVFSVALAYLLLTGRRRQRLGTPTEPIRVLWRLLLLAVLLLGAEFSFSLLVEGAVDAKSRLPMDLPTALVAGSALVTEALFVAALLAGLRTLVLYRRKPLAVGLWRGLLLATLLLGLITAGMLPSDDGRRLATAFVLMLGSVFALACAFRQGWVGALSLRQRAIAAAAAALLGGALTGLFALRVTGGAARFPIADALMNGRTLAYSASVSVPVDLVIRLVLIAGVLYTLTATLVLLFQLPTSEALAQRAGERRAMRSLVDLSGQGLDVDSISQAVALAPVEAGLADAAWVALPDPDSGTLTPRIASAHPLSTQAASGAADHRALADGASGEPLVIEHAAADHRIRTRPGSDLGSLVALRLGTGPEAGTLIVARRSPEAFQPDDVAALETFAAHAGLTLANARLFASALERENLEREMALAREVQQRLLPETLPEVAGARLAAIEKPAQTVGGDYYDAVTIDDHCLGIIVADVSGKGAGAAFYMAEMKGIFQAASRLTRSPSEFLCRANEALSPSLKRGAFVSAIYGVLDAEAGTLSLARAGHCPALVVRAAPEASGEPTRTGAGESAVPSSDVARRTEYVRPDGLALGLDRGPLFERTLAETQITLAAGDVVILFTDGLVEARDASGEGYGYDRLADAAARLCARMDHCDPAALRDALLDDVARFSGHPETDDDVTVVVVAWDGLTPA, encoded by the coding sequence GTGCCGACCACGACCGCCCCTGCCTCCGACCGGCCCTCGCTGGGCGCGCGGCTCTCGCGGCTGCCGTCGGTGATGGTGTCGTCGCGGGTGCGGCAGGTGGCGTTCTGGTCCGTAGTGGCCCTCGGGCTCGGCGGCGTGGCGTTCGCGAATGGCTCGCTCGGGATCGCGCGGACGCCGCCGTCGGTCGGCGTCCGCATTGGGCTAGACCTGGTGGCGGTGTTCTCCGTCGCGCTGGCGTACCTGCTCCTGACGGGGCGGCGGCGCCAGAGGCTCGGCACGCCGACAGAGCCGATCCGCGTCCTCTGGCGCCTGCTTTTGCTGGCGGTGCTCCTATTGGGCGCGGAGTTCTCGTTCTCGCTCCTCGTCGAAGGCGCCGTGGACGCGAAGTCCCGCCTGCCGATGGACCTCCCGACAGCCCTCGTGGCCGGGAGCGCGCTCGTCACTGAGGCGCTGTTCGTGGCCGCACTTCTGGCCGGGCTGCGCACGCTGGTGCTGTACCGTCGGAAGCCTCTGGCGGTAGGCCTCTGGCGCGGGCTCCTGCTCGCCACGCTGCTACTCGGCCTCATCACCGCGGGGATGCTGCCCAGCGACGACGGGCGCCGCCTCGCGACGGCGTTCGTGCTCATGCTCGGCAGCGTGTTCGCGCTCGCGTGCGCGTTCCGGCAGGGCTGGGTCGGCGCGCTCTCGCTGCGCCAGAGGGCGATCGCGGCGGCGGCGGCGGCGCTACTCGGCGGCGCGCTTACGGGCCTGTTCGCGCTGCGCGTGACGGGCGGCGCCGCGCGCTTCCCCATCGCGGACGCGCTCATGAACGGGCGCACGCTGGCGTACTCCGCCTCCGTCAGCGTCCCGGTCGATCTGGTCATCCGGCTCGTGCTCATCGCGGGCGTGCTCTACACGCTCACGGCCACGCTTGTCCTGCTGTTTCAGTTGCCCACGAGCGAGGCGCTTGCGCAACGCGCCGGAGAGCGCCGCGCGATGCGCTCGCTCGTGGACCTCTCCGGCCAGGGCCTCGACGTGGACTCTATCTCGCAGGCCGTCGCCCTCGCGCCCGTCGAGGCGGGACTGGCCGACGCCGCCTGGGTGGCGCTGCCCGATCCGGACTCGGGCACGCTCACGCCGCGCATCGCCTCGGCGCACCCGCTCTCGACCCAAGCCGCCTCTGGCGCCGCAGACCACCGGGCGCTGGCGGACGGGGCCTCTGGCGAGCCGCTGGTGATCGAGCACGCGGCGGCGGACCACCGCATCCGCACCCGGCCCGGGAGCGACCTCGGCAGCCTCGTCGCGCTCCGCCTCGGGACGGGCCCGGAGGCCGGGACGCTGATCGTGGCGCGCCGGTCGCCAGAGGCCTTCCAGCCGGACGATGTGGCGGCGCTAGAGACGTTTGCGGCGCACGCCGGCCTCACGCTCGCCAACGCGCGGCTCTTTGCGAGCGCGCTGGAGCGCGAGAACCTGGAACGCGAGATGGCGCTCGCCCGCGAGGTGCAGCAACGGCTGCTCCCCGAGACGCTCCCCGAGGTGGCGGGCGCTCGGCTCGCGGCCATCGAGAAGCCCGCCCAAACCGTCGGCGGGGACTACTACGACGCCGTCACGATCGACGACCACTGCCTCGGCATCATCGTGGCCGACGTGAGCGGCAAGGGCGCGGGGGCGGCGTTTTACATGGCCGAGATGAAGGGCATCTTCCAGGCCGCGAGCCGGCTGACGCGCTCGCCCTCGGAGTTCCTCTGCCGCGCCAACGAGGCGCTCTCGCCGTCGCTCAAGCGTGGCGCCTTCGTAAGCGCCATCTACGGCGTGCTGGACGCCGAGGCGGGAACGCTCTCGCTCGCCCGCGCGGGCCACTGCCCCGCCCTCGTCGTTCGCGCGGCGCCAGAGGCCTCTGGCGAACCTACGAGGACGGGCGCAGGCGAGAGCGCGGTGCCTTCCTCCGATGTCGCGCGCCGCACCGAATACGTCCGCCCCGATGGCCTCGCACTCGGCCTGGACCGCGGCCCGCTATTCGAGCGCACGCTCGCGGAGACCCAGATCACGCTCGCCGCTGGCGACGTGGTGATCCTCTTCACCGACGGACTCGTCGAAGCCCGCGACGCCTCGGGCGAGGGCTACGGCTACGACCGCCTCGCCGATGCCGCCGCGCGCCTGTGCGCACGCATGGACCACTGCGATCCCGCCGCGCTCCGCGACGCCCTCTTGGACGACGTCGCCCGCTTTTCCGGCCATCCCGAAACCGACGACGACGTGACCGTCGTGGTCGTCGCGTGGGACGGCCTCACCCCCGCCTGA
- a CDS encoding Xaa-Pro dipeptidyl-peptidase has protein sequence MRLLLLPLAFLIALPASGQAGPRFEDGQAQVVPAFEDAEAWIQEELWVETEFDSDGDGMMDRVHTAVVRPQQTETEGLKVPVIYETSPYFAGTAGDSPGLFWNVQHEIGETPPARTMGPDVPLRLRPGISSSHVSTWVPRGFAVVHSSSPGTGLSEGCPTVGGINESLAPKAVVDWLNGRARGFTAARGGEEVTADWSTGKVGMTGTSYNGTLPLAAATTGVEGLEAIIPIAPNTSYYHYYRSNGLVRSPGGYLGEDIDVLYDFIHSRDSDLRATCDASVRDGEMGPNLDRLTGDYNEFWAGRDYLNVVENVQAATLMAHAFNDWNVMPEHSTRISEALKARGVPVQEYFHQGGHGGPPPLAQMNRWFTRYLYDVENGVENDPKAWIVREGDERDNPTPYAAYPNPDASPVMLYPRAGQVVNDMNGVGALAPEASGGQGMATVVDNVSFGGQALSAAEWTQHRLLFVTPELAAPLHLSGTSTIRLRVASNKPAVNLSVWLVSLPWTEGRGARGGIVTRGWADPQNYVSSVEGTLTSSMPLTPGEYVDMQFYLQPDDQILAAGQQLGLLVFSSDREFTLWPQPGTELMVDLDALALELPVVGGAAALQAAMGQN, from the coding sequence ATGCGTTTGCTTCTCCTTCCCCTGGCCTTTCTCATCGCCCTTCCCGCCAGCGGCCAGGCGGGCCCTCGGTTCGAGGATGGGCAGGCGCAGGTCGTCCCCGCGTTCGAGGACGCCGAGGCGTGGATCCAGGAAGAGCTCTGGGTCGAGACCGAGTTCGACTCCGACGGCGATGGGATGATGGACCGCGTGCACACGGCCGTCGTGCGCCCTCAGCAGACCGAGACCGAGGGGCTTAAGGTGCCCGTCATCTACGAGACGAGCCCCTATTTCGCGGGGACCGCCGGCGACTCCCCGGGCCTGTTCTGGAACGTGCAGCACGAGATCGGCGAGACGCCCCCGGCGCGCACCATGGGGCCGGATGTGCCGCTTCGCCTCCGGCCCGGCATTTCCTCCAGCCACGTGAGCACGTGGGTGCCGCGCGGGTTCGCCGTTGTCCACTCCTCCTCGCCCGGAACGGGTCTCTCCGAGGGCTGCCCGACCGTCGGCGGCATCAACGAATCGCTCGCGCCCAAAGCCGTGGTGGACTGGCTGAACGGCCGCGCCAGAGGCTTCACCGCAGCGCGAGGCGGCGAGGAAGTCACGGCGGACTGGAGCACCGGCAAGGTGGGCATGACCGGCACATCCTACAACGGCACGCTGCCTCTGGCGGCGGCGACGACCGGGGTGGAGGGGCTGGAGGCCATCATTCCCATCGCGCCCAACACGTCGTACTACCACTACTACCGCTCCAACGGGCTCGTGCGCAGCCCCGGCGGCTACCTCGGCGAGGACATCGACGTGCTGTATGACTTTATCCACAGCCGCGACTCCGATCTCCGCGCCACCTGCGACGCCTCGGTCCGAGACGGCGAGATGGGTCCCAACCTCGACCGCCTCACGGGCGACTACAACGAGTTCTGGGCCGGCCGCGACTACCTCAACGTCGTCGAGAACGTGCAGGCCGCCACGCTCATGGCCCACGCCTTTAACGACTGGAACGTGATGCCGGAGCACAGCACCCGCATCAGCGAAGCGCTCAAAGCGCGCGGCGTGCCCGTGCAGGAGTACTTCCACCAGGGCGGCCACGGCGGGCCGCCGCCTCTGGCGCAGATGAACCGCTGGTTCACGCGCTACCTCTACGACGTCGAGAACGGCGTCGAGAACGACCCCAAGGCATGGATCGTCCGCGAGGGCGACGAGCGCGACAACCCGACGCCCTACGCCGCGTACCCGAACCCCGACGCGTCGCCCGTGATGCTGTACCCCCGCGCGGGGCAGGTCGTGAACGACATGAACGGCGTCGGCGCTTTGGCGCCAGAGGCCTCTGGCGGACAGGGAATGGCGACGGTCGTGGACAACGTCTCCTTCGGGGGGCAGGCGCTTTCCGCAGCGGAGTGGACGCAGCACCGGCTCTTGTTCGTCACACCTGAACTGGCGGCGCCGCTGCACCTCTCCGGCACCTCCACCATCCGGCTTCGCGTGGCGTCCAACAAGCCGGCCGTGAACCTCTCGGTCTGGCTCGTGTCGCTGCCGTGGACCGAAGGGCGGGGCGCCAGAGGCGGCATCGTGACACGCGGCTGGGCCGATCCGCAGAACTACGTCTCGTCGGTGGAAGGCACGCTCACATCGAGCATGCCTCTCACGCCGGGCGAGTACGTGGACATGCAGTTCTACCTCCAGCCCGACGACCAGATCCTCGCCGCAGGTCAGCAACTCGGCCTCCTCGTCTTCTCCAGCGACCGGGAGTTCACGCTCTGGCCGCAGCCGGGCACGGAGTTGATGGTGGACCTCGACGCGCTCGCGCTCGAACTGCCCGTGGTGGGTGGCGCCGCTGCGCTCCAGGCGGCTATGGGGCAGAACTAA
- the prmA gene encoding 50S ribosomal protein L11 methyltransferase — protein sequence MTDTIALTLRLPDDAHDLIIAELSDLDFDAFESDADALRAWMPAPRWSESVRETVARALAAHGASPEAMTVEVMPGQDWNATWEASLQPIEAGAFVVAPTWADIAPTNRYVLRIDPKMSFGTGYHESTRLCLRLLSEHPPEASGGADAASGARVLDVGTGTGVLALAALAMGAGEAWGVDIDPWSVPNAEENAERNSMSARFTVREGDLGAAPDGPYGLIFANILKSTILPMLPDLVTRMASGGAMILAGILRTERDEVVAACEAHGLALSAEKTENEWWAGRVVKG from the coding sequence ATGACCGATACGATCGCGCTCACGCTGCGCCTCCCCGACGACGCCCACGACCTGATCATCGCGGAACTGTCCGACCTCGACTTCGACGCCTTCGAGTCCGACGCCGATGCGCTCCGCGCGTGGATGCCGGCGCCGCGCTGGAGCGAATCCGTCCGCGAGACCGTCGCCCGCGCGCTCGCCGCGCACGGCGCCTCGCCAGAGGCCATGACCGTAGAGGTGATGCCGGGCCAGGACTGGAACGCGACGTGGGAAGCCAGCCTCCAGCCCATCGAGGCCGGCGCGTTCGTCGTCGCGCCGACGTGGGCGGACATCGCGCCGACCAACCGCTACGTTCTGCGCATCGACCCAAAGATGAGCTTCGGGACGGGCTACCACGAGAGCACGCGGCTGTGCCTGCGCCTGCTCTCGGAGCACCCGCCAGAGGCCTCTGGCGGCGCCGACGCAGCCTCTGGCGCTCGCGTTCTCGACGTGGGGACCGGGACGGGCGTGCTCGCGCTCGCGGCCCTCGCGATGGGGGCGGGCGAGGCCTGGGGCGTGGACATCGACCCGTGGAGCGTGCCCAACGCCGAGGAGAACGCCGAGCGCAACAGCATGAGCGCGCGGTTCACCGTCCGCGAGGGCGACCTCGGCGCCGCGCCCGATGGCCCGTACGGGCTCATCTTCGCCAACATCCTCAAAAGCACCATCCTGCCCATGCTGCCTGATCTCGTGACGCGGATGGCCTCTGGCGGCGCGATGATCCTCGCGGGCATTCTCCGCACGGAGCGCGACGAGGTCGTGGCCGCTTGCGAGGCGCATGGCCTGGCCCTCAGCGCGGAGAAGACCGAGAACGAGTGGTGGGCGGGCCGCGTCGTGAAGGGCTAG
- a CDS encoding ATP-binding protein, protein MPRRAHTLRIPGQTSELERVRRHVEDWAGEAGLSPKETRQLRTAVDEAVANAIEHGLDDQRDHITIRSASDASGLAVTVRHRGDRFDPTLPPVPLAEAREARAVHGYGLHLLKTLVDSLSYRFVRGANEVRLYKRKR, encoded by the coding sequence ATGCCGCGCCGCGCCCACACCCTCCGAATTCCAGGCCAGACGAGCGAGCTCGAACGAGTGCGCCGGCACGTCGAGGACTGGGCGGGCGAGGCGGGGCTCTCTCCTAAAGAGACGCGCCAGTTGCGGACGGCCGTGGACGAAGCCGTCGCCAACGCCATCGAGCACGGCCTCGATGACCAGCGCGATCACATCACGATCCGCTCCGCGTCCGATGCCAGCGGTCTAGCGGTGACCGTCCGCCACCGCGGCGACCGATTCGACCCCACGCTTCCGCCGGTGCCTCTGGCGGAGGCCCGCGAGGCCCGCGCCGTGCACGGCTACGGCCTGCACCTGCTCAAAACGCTCGTCGACAGCCTGAGCTACCGCTTCGTCCGGGGTGCCAACGAAGTGCGGCTGTACAAGCGGAAGCGGTAG
- a CDS encoding STAS domain-containing protein, translating into MPSFSVSFRTLPAPASGADIRVLDLAGELDAHTAPEFENALQSCLDEGHARLIVAGDDLRYVSSAGLGVFMAFLEPVRERGGDLKIAALSEEVFEVFDLLGFPLLFDLAPSVDEAVARFAPEAAGAAAGESSPTA; encoded by the coding sequence ATGCCCTCCTTTTCCGTCTCGTTCCGCACGCTCCCCGCGCCCGCCTCCGGCGCCGACATCCGCGTGCTCGACCTTGCGGGGGAGCTCGACGCCCACACCGCCCCCGAGTTCGAGAACGCGCTCCAGTCCTGCCTGGACGAGGGCCACGCGCGCCTCATCGTCGCCGGTGACGACCTGCGCTACGTGTCCTCGGCGGGGCTCGGCGTGTTCATGGCGTTTCTGGAGCCCGTCCGGGAGCGCGGCGGGGACCTCAAAATCGCGGCGCTCTCCGAGGAGGTCTTCGAAGTGTTCGACCTGCTCGGCTTCCCGCTCCTGTTCGACCTCGCGCCAAGCGTGGACGAGGCCGTCGCGCGCTTCGCGCCAGAGGCCGCAGGCGCCGCCGCTGGCGAGTCCTCCCCGACCGCCTGA